A single genomic interval of Coccidioides posadasii str. Silveira chromosome 1, complete sequence harbors:
- a CDS encoding uncharacterized protein (EggNog:ENOG410PK8Z~COG:T~BUSCO:6470at33183), producing the protein MSHDTVLHDIDHSKPASEDPSRLRTFFSILRRFIGVTDIATARFSLPAQLLEPTPNLEYWNYLDRPENFISIGKSDDELGRMLEVLRFWFTKDVRYVQSKPCKPYNSVLGEFFRCYWETEDYQSPVLPNSAEDITAGVQAAGNGEKVKISYLTEQTSHHPPVSAFYADCPQRGIIARGFDQITAKFSGTSIRIAPGKHNLGIFLNLQKRDNEEYRLTHPAAHIGGWLRGSLSISVSDTCYITCPKTRIKTILQYLEDGWLGRSHYRVVGVIFRYDPENDDKRKIKEVPESDVLATIDGSWHEQVYYTLAGSVERHLLIDIAPLFPSSKVVPPEEKQLSNESRRCWSGVTAAIHSRQYTLATQKKHELEERQRVKAAIRMERNHEWKPRFFMFPVDSSGRPELTADGRKVLERLQQGDYTLEEKEVV; encoded by the exons ATGTCGCATGATACTGTCCTCCACGATATTGACCATTCAAAACCAGCGTCAGAGGATCCCTCACGATTAAGGACCTTTTTTTCCATCCTGCGGAG GTTCATTGGGGTGACGGACATCGCGACTGCTCGTTTCTCACTGCCAGCCCAACTTCTCGAGCCAACGCCAAATTTAG AATACTGGAATTATCTTGATCGACCCGAGAATTTTATTAG TATTGGGAAGTCTGATGATGAACTGGGTCGTATGCTAGAAGTCTTAAGATTTTGGTTTACAAAAGATGTG AGATACGTGCAAAGCAAACCTTGCAAGCCGTACAACTCCGTCCTAGGCGAATTTTTCAGG TGTTATTGGGAAACAGAAGACTATCAGTCCCCTGTCCTCCCAAATTCTGCTGAGGATATCACAGCAGGAGTTCAGGCTGCTGGAAACGGGGAAAAGGTGAAAATATCATACCTCACGGAACAGACATCCCACCACCCCCCAGTTTCGGCGTTTTACGCCGACTGTCCGCAACGCGGTATTATAGCTCGTGGTTTCGATCAGATCACTGCAAAGTTCAGCGGTACAAGCATTCGAATTGCCCCTGGCAAGCACAATTTGGGTATCTTCCTGAATCTGCAAAAGcgggataatgaagaatatCGCCTAACTCACCCTGCGGCTCACATCGGTGGATGGCTCAGAGGATCATTGTCTATATCGGTTTCAGATACATGCTACATTACCTGCCCCAAAACTAGGATAAAGACAATTCTACAGTACCTCGAAGATGGCTGGCTTGGTAGATCGCACTATAGAGTGGTCGGTGTTATCTTCCGTTACGATCCTGAGAACGAcgacaagagaaagataaaAGAAGTCCCTGAAAGTGACGTCCTTGCAACAATTGATGGGAGTTGGCATGAGCAAGTCTACTACACATTAGCTGGCTCCGTTGAACGCCATCTCCTTATTGATATAGCTCctcttttcccttcttccaAAGTTGTTCCGCCAGAAGAAAAGCAGTTGTCCAACGAATCACGGCGATGCTGGTCCGGAGTTACTGCAGCCATCCATTCTAGGCAGTATACTCTGGCGACTCAGAAAAAGCATGAGCTAGAGGAACGCCAAAGAGTGAAGGCAGCTATCAGAATGGAGAGGAACCATGAATGGAAGCCGCGCTTTTTCATGTTTCCCGTTGACTCTTCTGGAAGACCTGAGTTGACAGCTGATGGTCGAAAGGTCCTGGAAAGGCTCCAGCAAGGAGACTACACGCTCGAGGAGAAAGAAGTCGTTTAA